The Bernardetia sp. ABR2-2B DNA window TTTCAATAATGATTTCAAGAGGATTTGTGGCGTCTCGCCTTCGAAGTTTTTTAAAGAATTGCCTCCTTTTTTGGATAGACATAAATAAATTTTACCATTTTTACAATTTTTTGTCTAGGTAATCTTGTTTTTTTGTGATTTAATTCTAATCACGTAAAAATCAAATTCGACTATGCAATCAATACTTTTTCAATCCAAAAAGGTTAGTTTATTTCTTATCTTTTTTATTCTTTGCTCCTGTCAGAAAACTCAATATTCTTCTAGTTATAAAAATACTGAAACTAGTTCATTTTCTAAAAATGCTGATGAATATATGACTGCTCTGACAAATTTAGGGCAATTTAATGGTGTTGTTTTGTTAGAAAAAAATGGAAAAGAAGTTTTAAAGAAAGCCTATAACCTTTCAGAAAAACCTGTTGATTCGTTGTCTTCTCTTTGGATAACTTCTCAAAGTCAGTTTGATTTGCGTTCTATTGCCAAACTGTTTGCTAAGGCAAGTATAATCAAGTTAGAAAGTGAAGGAAAACTGAAACAAAGTGATTTTTTGAATAAATATATTTCTGATTTTCCTAATGGAAACAAAATTACACTTGAACATTTAATGCACAATCGTTCGGGTTTGCCACGAGAATTGACTACCAATAATAATAACTGCTTCGACCTTGGTTCAGAAGAAATTATAGCACTAGCAAAAAAAGAAAAATTAGAATTTGAGCCTAATACAGATGAACGTTATTCGAATGTGGGTTTTCAGATTTTGTATTATGTTATTTCACAAATTAGTCAAAAATCATATCATAATTATTTGAAAGAAGCCTTTTTTGAACCTTTGGAAATGACAAATTCAGGAGCGCATTTTGATTTTGATACTTCAAATCTAAAAAAATATGTTTACGGACATTACAAAAAAGACGAACAATTAATTTCTGTTTTAGAATTCCCAAAAGAAGATTGTAAAACAGGTCATTTGTATTCTACTGTTGAGGATTTGAGTAAATTTATTAATTATTTAGGAAACGAACCTTATTTTTCGGATTTAAATGAGGAAAATCAAATCGGACATGCAGGAGGAACACAAGGCAAAAGAGCTTATACTTTCAAAAATTATGAGCAAAATTATAGCTTAACTTTTTTATCGAATTATGATGAAATACCTTTTCAACAAATTGTAGAAGATTTGAAAAAGATTTTGGAAGGAAAACCATATCAGATTCCTAAAGAAATCAATAGAATAGAAATTAAACTTCCTACGACTGTGCTTTCTCGTTACGAAGGAACTTATGATTTTGCAGAAATAGAACATCTACAATTAGAATTTATTTTAGAAGATGGGTATTTAATGGCTTATCAAAATGAAAAACTTAATGGAAAACTCTTTGCTGAAAATGATAGCACCTTTTTTTGGGATAAAAAATCTAAAGAATCTGTAGTTTTTCGTAAAAAAGAGAATGAAGAGTATAAAGCATTATTAGATTTCAAGGGCGTAAGATGGGAAGGGTTGAAAGTAGAGTAAACAAAAAAAACTTGATAAATCAGAATCTGATTTATCAAGTTTCATACCTTCTTCTTCTGTTGTCAGTATCCTTTCCGACGACAAACAAACCTAAGCCGAAGGATTCATAACCACACTGTAAACCGTAATAGAGTTAAGCTCTCTGCCAAAATAAAGCTTGTCTAGTGCTTCGTACATATTTCTTGCTCTAAAATAAGACGTTTGAAGTTCTCGCTGCCCTTCTTTCTCTTTCGAAACCCATTGAATAGTATAAGAACTATCACGTTCACGGTAATTTTTCACATACTCAAACATTTTTTTGAGGGCATCTAATTTGTCTGTTCCGTGCTCGGTATGAAACAAAAAAGATTGATTGTGACGAGGATTGACCGTAATTAAATTAAGTTTGATAGTTGTTCCTTCTTGTGAATAATCAAAAATAAGGCTTCCATCAATTCCTAGATGGTCTTCAATTCCTTTCTGAATACGTGCAGACTCTACGTGTATGTCGTTTGGTGTCATTTTCTCATGTTTTTTGGTTTCTTAATTTTTTGTAGTAGTAAAATTAGTAAAAAATAAAGAGAGATAGTAAACAAAAAGTTTTCTATCTCTCTAAATTAATTGTCTTTAGATTTTGCATAAAAGATTTTTTTCAGACGTTTTTAATTTAATCTTGAACGAAGCTCTTCAATTTGGTCTTTTAGTTTAGGTTGAAAAGGATGTATTTGATAGAGTTTTTCAAGTGTATCTAATACGCCATGTTCGTCTCCAATTTCAGAATAGATGGTTGCCAGTCCTGCCAACGCTCCAAAATGACGGTTTTCCAAATTTAAAGTTTGATGAATATCATCAATGGCTGCCTTATAATTTCCTCGTAAATAAAAAGCTGTTGCTCGTTTGTTCCACCCTTCTGCAAAATTTGGGTTTTGCTCTACTACTTGTGTAAACGTATTGATAGCATCTGTATAATCTCCTTTTGAAAGATTTTGAGTTCCTTGTCTAACTAAGGTATTCATCTCTACATTACCTGTATTGAGCCAAATATTCCAAATTTGAGTTAGGATAGCTTCTATACGAGCCGTAGAACGTGCTGTTTGGAGTTGAGTAAAAAGTCGGTCTAGTATTTTATTATCTTGTTTCATAATTGGTTTTATTTATGTTCTTTTTAATAGATTATTCTTATAATTCTCAATTTTACAGAATTACATGTCTATTTTTTATTATTAAACCAAATTTTTAACCAAAAAGTTGTGTTTATTAAAAATATCAAACTTTATATATTAAAAATACAATCAAAAAAGCTTATTTTGATTAATTTATTAGATTTTGTTCTAGCAAAATGTTCTGAAAAAAACATAAAGAAAGGCTATAATTTGTAGCCTAAAAAAGATTTACGTTATCTTTGCATTGTTATCAAAACTAATAGTTTCCAACTTTTAGTTCTAAAAATATTTTCGACAGTTTGGAAACTGTCGGCTACCTATTTCAAAAACATGTTAGACTTTCTCACTCTCATTTCAGCCATTTCTTGGGACGTAAGCCCAGAAATTTGGCAATGGAAATTTATTAACCTTCGTTGGTACGGACTTTTATTCGCTACTGGTTTCATTGTTGGTTATTTTATTTTTTCTAAGATTTATCAAATAGAAGGCAAACCACAAGAAGACTTAGAGACGCTTCTTACTTATATGGTTATTGCCACCGTTGTGGGTTCTCGTTTGGGACATTGTTTGTTTTATGACCCTGTCTATTATTTATCGAATCCTTTAGAAATTCTCAAAATTTGGAAAGGTGGTTTGGCTTCTCATGGTGGAACTATCGGACTTTTGGTAGCCTTATTTTTATATGCTAAAAACCATCCCGACCAACCTTATTTGTGGCTTTTGGATAGAATTGTAATTCCGATTGCACTTGCTGGTGCTTTTATTCGTTTAGGAAATCTAATGAATTCTGAGATTTATGGAGGAGTTACTGATTTGCCTTGGGGATTTATTTATCTTCAAAATGGAGAAACACTTGCCAAACACCCTACTCAACTCTATGAAGCAGGGGCTTATGTTTTAATTTTTCTCTACTTGATGTTTTCTTATCTCAAAATGAAACGTTATGTTCCT harbors:
- a CDS encoding serine hydrolase domain-containing protein — protein: MQSILFQSKKVSLFLIFFILCSCQKTQYSSSYKNTETSSFSKNADEYMTALTNLGQFNGVVLLEKNGKEVLKKAYNLSEKPVDSLSSLWITSQSQFDLRSIAKLFAKASIIKLESEGKLKQSDFLNKYISDFPNGNKITLEHLMHNRSGLPRELTTNNNNCFDLGSEEIIALAKKEKLEFEPNTDERYSNVGFQILYYVISQISQKSYHNYLKEAFFEPLEMTNSGAHFDFDTSNLKKYVYGHYKKDEQLISVLEFPKEDCKTGHLYSTVEDLSKFINYLGNEPYFSDLNEENQIGHAGGTQGKRAYTFKNYEQNYSLTFLSNYDEIPFQQIVEDLKKILEGKPYQIPKEINRIEIKLPTTVLSRYEGTYDFAEIEHLQLEFILEDGYLMAYQNEKLNGKLFAENDSTFFWDKKSKESVVFRKKENEEYKALLDFKGVRWEGLKVE
- the lgt gene encoding prolipoprotein diacylglyceryl transferase, with the translated sequence MLDFLTLISAISWDVSPEIWQWKFINLRWYGLLFATGFIVGYFIFSKIYQIEGKPQEDLETLLTYMVIATVVGSRLGHCLFYDPVYYLSNPLEILKIWKGGLASHGGTIGLLVALFLYAKNHPDQPYLWLLDRIVIPIALAGAFIRLGNLMNSEIYGGVTDLPWGFIYLQNGETLAKHPTQLYEAGAYVLIFLYLMFSYLKMKRYVPRGRIFGQFLMLLFGARFLIEFVKNTQENWEVEMIATYGINMGQLLSIPFILVGTYFFVRSFSSNARQEAVDFAEKGNKNVVGSKNDKK